The window gggtaCAGCAGGgatatcgcaggggtccccagcagccggacccccgcaatcagacatcttatcccctatcctttggataggggataagatgtctagggaaagagtacccctttaagcaactctATTTACTAGCTAACCCATAGAACTCAATGGAGGCTAAAAATCTGGAGCCTTACTGCAACTATGTGGACTATGTGAAGAATTAAAACAGTTgataatatattatttataccGAGATGAAAACTTCTGAAGGagtgctaatttgcatattttctttttttacccaTGAAGCATTgcttgaaaaaaaatcacatacatCAACTAGGTCTCTTCAACCTAGAATCCATGTTCTAACTTTGGGTAGTGGCTGGGAAAATCCATGTTCCACCTATCTGAACCTATCTGAAATATAAACTAAAGACCAGATCCTCAACTATATACCTAAATACCACCAGATCTCCAATTTTAGGCATAATAAAGAGGCAGTACCCTAACCCCCCGTGAGTTGTTCATCTCCGCTCTTAGTTGGCTTGACTAGTCCTGTCTTACCAAAATTTTATTGATAGAATTGTTTGTAGAGAACACCCCAAATAGTTTCCTGTGTCCCCAGGCCCACAACTTTAGCATGGGCCAAATAACAACCATAACTCATAATAAAATAGTTAGCTTTATTTCCTTAGCAAAAGTATTCATATGATATGTACAAAGTGGAGCAGAGAGAAAGCTCGTTTATTAGCAAGGAACACCAACAGCATCACAGAACAGGCTACAGCAGCCAAGACACTGGATGGAGGACAGGGGTGGGGGCATGCAACTAGTAAGTCCAGGAGGAGGGGTCTGGAGCTGACAGGGAGGGGCAATGTACCCCATAAGTaggacatcttttttttttttttttttcctgtattgtAAGGTTCGTGGGACTACAAATATTGTGCTCAATTTCGAGAGACATATTTTACCTCCCAATTTCTATGGTATGATAAATATTTAACCCTTAGGCTGGTAGCTTAAAGTGCAGCTGTCACTTTACGGAACCCTATAAAACTGCCCACATGTAATGTGGTGGCtttattctgtaaaaaaaaaactatattttcaTACGTGTCAAAGAGGCGTGGCCAGAGGTCTGCTGTTGCCCGGGATCGGAACACCCCTCTGCTCCTACATCATGGCCACTCTACCCTTTTATTGACACACAGGGCGCCTGTGTTTTGCCTGCCCATGCTCAGCCAATGATTGATTGCAGCGCATGTGCAGTGTGCATGGGCAAAGCCCTGTGTGTTTTGTCCTTGCATGTGCAACCAATGGGGATGACAGCGCATGCGCGGTGTGTCTGAACACTGCCATTGACAGACAAGCGCCATGTGTCAGAGAAAGGGCAGAGTGACTTTGTGGCCCTGGGGCACAGCAGAACCCTGGCCACGTCTATCTGACACTGTGGGAcgtactgaaattttttttttttacagatcttACCCCCTGCTAGATCTTTGTGGGTGGTTTTATAGGGATCAGTTAAGTGCACTTTGACCTTTTTAGTGCATTGGTTCTCTATGGACAGTGGAGACAAATATTCCACATACTCAGTTATCGTGTGTGTGATTCCACTCcaacctatttaaaggggtacaccaatggccagcgtttggaacatttggttccgaacgctgtgtatgcgctgtcacacccccttccatagacttgcattgaggtgtgacatcacaagggggcgtggtcaatccccgcagcgtgcacacagtgtttggaactaaatgttctgaatgctggccagtgatgtacccctttaagccatcagGGAATTTTGGGTAGAGTAGGGCAGTAGATCGATAAGTACAGAGGACAGCACCGTCTGTAAGAACAGTCCCATTGACTATACTATTTCTACTGTAGGAATATGTGTTGTTTGGAAAGCCTGGAAATAATTGTTTCCACAGTGCATAGaccatctactatatatatacatatttgccTCCTTTAGATCATTCTAAGGGTTAAAGATTTAGTGTTCCACAATCTCGGATATTTCAATGAATCCCAAGAATAGGAAACTTGTCTAGTGCaatagttacattttttttgttgttgaattACAGACTGTATTAAACCTGAAATTGTAAGGCTGGGAAAATCCATGTTTCAACTGGGGGTGTGGGAACTATCCCAAATACAAGTTCATGTCCGGATCCTTAAGTATACCTGAATACCACCAGGTCTTAAGATTTTAGGCATACTTggaatggaatagtttttttttgcattaacaTGGTGAGTGGTGGACCAGTAGACTAGGTTGTAGGGGGTCATCTTTATGGTCATCTAACATAGTACTGGACATCAAAGGTGCTATTGTGGATTCAGTTATTACATTGTCACTATTAGGCACTCGAATGGAGAGCttgctatatatgtgtataatcatTGTATGTTGACTTTACTTAAATTGGTCTAAATGGATCCAACTGAGATCAGTGAGGGTGAATGAGTCATTTATCCAGTTGAGTTGTATATAATGAAACTGGATTGGATTTTCTGACTGGGTCAAGTTGTTAACTTATATTTGACTGGGATCAGGTCTAGGATTATATCACTGGAAAACCTCAGGATGGGTCAACAGGATCCTTTCAATATAGTTCTCCATTTCCGACTGCTTATCTTGTTCATCATCAAAGTAGTCATCCTGTGGGACAGGAGGTTTATAATAGTATCTCAGAGGGTTCTGGAAAGGCCTAGGCCGGATGTAGTTAGTGTAAGGGGCTGGACGTGCGCGGTATCTACGTATGTACTGATCCATTGCTTTATTCCAGCTTGGTTGTGATGCTTTATTCCAGCTTGGCTCCTGCATCTTATTCCACTTCGTGTCTGGTAGACTGCTCCAATTTGGCTCAGAAATCTTATTCCAGTTTGTTTCTGACACCTTATTCCAGCTTGGTTCCGACACCTTATTCCAGCTGGGTGCTGACACCTTATTCCAGCTTTGTTCTGGCATCTTATTCCAGCTAGGATCTGCCAACTGTTTCCAGTTTGGTTCTGATACCTTATTCCATTTTgattcagacatcttattccagcTTGGTTTTGATATCTCATTCCAATCTGACTCAGACACCTTATTCCAGCCGGGCTCAGGTACCTTATTCCAGCTTGACTCGGGCATCTTATTCCAGCTGGACTCGGGCATCTTATTCCAGCTTGACTCGGGCATCTTATTCCAGCTTGACTCGGGCATCTTATTCCAGCTTGACTCGGGCATCTTATTCCAGCTTGACTCGGGCATCTTATTCCAGCTTGactcaggcatcttattccagtTTgattcaggcatcttattccagcTTGactcaggcatcttattccagcTCGACTGGGACACTTTATTCCAGCTTGACTGGGGCACCTTATTCCAGCTTGGCTCTGACACTTTATTCCAACTTGGCTGGGATACCTTATTCCAGCTTGGCTCTGGCACCTTATTCCAACTTGGCTCTGATACCTTATTCCAGTTGGACTTTGAAGATTTAGTCCAAATTGGGTTTGCTAACTTCTTCCATGTAGACTCTGATAATCTGTTCTTATTCCAGGATGGTGGAGAAGACTTTTTCCAACTAGTCTGTTGGTCAAGCTTTCTTCTAGGATAATAGCTAGAGTCTGACCATGTCTGTGGAGGATTCCTGATTCTTTCCTTTCTTCCAAGAAAGTCATCTCTTGCTTTCTTCTTCTTCATCCTTCTCCTCTTTCTCTTCTCCACATCATTAATTATATCTACCACATCATCAGCCGGCAGATGTAAGCGACTGGAAAGCTCGATAAGTTTATCGATAGTTTGTGGATCTACTTCTTCTATATCATCATCCTTAGACCTCTTACTCTGAGTGTTTCTCTCTTCCTCATCCTCAAACAGTGGTCGTTGACCACCAACAAAGTCATCTACTgaatagtcttgttcattttccttttcatcctcctcttcttcttcatctTCGTCATCGTTTTCACCTCCATTTAATAAGTATTGAAGGAGAAGGTCTTGGGCAGCATTGGCAATTTTTTCAtcctcttctccttcctcttcttcttGCTCCAACCTTCGAGGGGTGTGTGGAACAGGATTCATTGgacttcttttttcctcctctgtTTGTTCTCCAAAACCTAACAGTTCCCTTAGCTCTTGCAGATCATCACTCTCGAGGCTACCTTCTTGCAGTGGGTCTTGCTCTTTTTTAGTTGGAGGTTCAAAAGCCTCAAGTTCCTGTAGCAATGACCTCACACTTTCGATATCTCCTTCTTCATCTACCTTCTCGTCCACCTTTGTCATTTCCTCGTTGTCAGAGCTTCGTGTTCTACTACTCACTCTTTCGGTCAAGTCTTCTTCATCTCCATtacctttttcttctttaacaagCTGCTGGTTAGTAGGGGACACTTTTTCTGCTACAGTAGGAGTTTGCTCTCCATTGTCTAGGTTCAGTGCTTGTATGAGCACTGCAGCTAGGGCTTTGGGACTTATGTCTTTAAAGAgctcatcttcatcatcattgcTGGATGGAGACTGGACATCAGAGGTTGCCCTCGCTTCACTTTTTTCATGCTGGCTTTCAACCAGTGGAGTCTCTTGATTTTCGAGTTGAGGGGGGTGTCCAGCATCACTGTGTGCTGTTTGATGGGTGGTCTGGTGCCTCTGTTCCTCGGTCACAGGCATGGCATGAAAAAAGGGGGCATGTATAAGGGTAAGGGTCAGGATGAGTAGGAAGGGGGGAGCGGGGAACATTTCTGTATGAACATAGGGGTAGGCAAGGTGTTCGAGTAGAGGGAAGGAAACATGATTGATACGTAAATATAAATATGATTATAATAAATAtgaatataagtaatttataaaccagcaaaataaaggagtagGGAGCAAGCAAAAAAAGATGATGAGAATGAAAGATGGAaaaggggagagaaaaaaaagataagTGTTTATTGGTTTGTGAAGTC is drawn from Hyla sarda isolate aHylSar1 chromosome 4, aHylSar1.hap1, whole genome shotgun sequence and contains these coding sequences:
- the VGF gene encoding neurosecretory protein VGF; this translates as MFPAPPFLLILTLTLIHAPFFHAMPVTEEQRHQTTHQTAHSDAGHPPQLENQETPLVESQHEKSEARATSDVQSPSSNDDEDELFKDISPKALAAVLIQALNLDNGEQTPTVAEKVSPTNQQLVKEEKGNGDEEDLTERVSSRTRSSDNEEMTKVDEKVDEEGDIESVRSLLQELEAFEPPTKKEQDPLQEGSLESDDLQELRELLGFGEQTEEEKRSPMNPVPHTPRRLEQEEEEGEEDEKIANAAQDLLLQYLLNGGENDDEDEEEEEDEKENEQDYSVDDFVGGQRPLFEDEEERNTQSKRSKDDDIEEVDPQTIDKLIELSSRLHLPADDVVDIINDVEKRKRRRMKKKKARDDFLGRKERIRNPPQTWSDSSYYPRRKLDQQTSWKKSSPPSWNKNRLSESTWKKLANPIWTKSSKSNWNKVSEPSWNKVPEPSWNKVSQPSWNKVSEPSWNKVPQSSWNKVSQSSWNKMPESSWNKMPESNWNKMPESSWNKMPESSWNKMPESSWNKMPESSWNKMPESSWNKMPESSWNKMPESSWNKVPEPGWNKVSESDWNEISKPSWNKMSESKWNKVSEPNWKQLADPSWNKMPEQSWNKVSAPSWNKVSEPSWNKVSETNWNKISEPNWSSLPDTKWNKMQEPSWNKASQPSWNKAMDQYIRRYRARPAPYTNYIRPRPFQNPLRYYYKPPVPQDDYFDDEQDKQSEMENYIERILLTHPEVFQ